A single region of the Mycobacteriales bacterium genome encodes:
- a CDS encoding ester cyclase, whose protein sequence is MGDDERQQRVLQYWSEAWSRGRVEVLDQFYAASFRENDEELTPAAFGVHLLSWRERFPDFTAEVVRVWCTPEAVVTRVVYTGTHRGDFSFLPATGRPVRSSGLDVFEFDEDGKVCQHWHETDHWELFEQLGAKVGPS, encoded by the coding sequence GTGGGCGACGACGAGCGACAGCAGCGGGTCCTGCAGTACTGGTCCGAGGCGTGGTCACGCGGCCGCGTCGAGGTGCTGGACCAGTTCTACGCGGCGAGCTTCCGGGAGAACGACGAGGAGCTGACCCCGGCGGCTTTCGGGGTGCACCTGCTGAGCTGGCGAGAGAGGTTCCCGGACTTCACGGCAGAGGTCGTGCGGGTCTGGTGCACGCCCGAGGCCGTCGTCACGCGGGTGGTCTACACCGGGACGCACCGGGGTGACTTCAGCTTCCTGCCGGCCACCGGGCGCCCCGTGCGCAGCAGCGGCCTGGACGTCTTCGAGTTCGACGAGGACGGGAAGGTCTGCCAGCACTGGCACGAGACCGACCACTGGGAGCTGTTCGAGCAGCTCGGCGCGAAGGTCGGCCCTTCCTAA
- a CDS encoding methyltransferase domain-containing protein, whose translation MLTVYERAAARYDLVWRRLWLRVAGGVAEQAMLDAVVEVASSLHSPRVLDAGAGTGALSRRLAAALPGLHPVLVDLSPAMLAAAADLGDPRAVASVDRLPFADEAFDVVVSAWVIETVDDPVAAVSEMLRVLRPGGLLAYSFCSRPVRRRDRWRTAPTRAVVHALFAGHFLREEQTPFHDCAVSRRRSFSGGAATVVQLGRCCSVGPADLPCALPGS comes from the coding sequence GTGCTGACCGTCTACGAGCGGGCGGCGGCGCGCTACGACCTCGTCTGGCGGCGGCTTTGGCTGAGGGTCGCGGGTGGCGTCGCGGAGCAGGCGATGCTCGACGCGGTGGTCGAGGTCGCGTCGTCGCTTCACAGCCCCCGCGTCCTCGACGCCGGTGCCGGCACCGGGGCGCTGTCCCGCCGTCTGGCGGCCGCTCTGCCGGGCCTGCACCCTGTGCTGGTCGACCTCTCGCCGGCCATGCTCGCGGCAGCCGCTGACCTCGGCGACCCCCGAGCAGTTGCCTCCGTCGACAGGCTCCCCTTCGCCGACGAGGCGTTCGACGTCGTGGTGTCGGCCTGGGTCATCGAGACCGTCGACGACCCGGTAGCGGCGGTCTCCGAGATGCTGCGGGTCCTACGCCCCGGCGGGCTGCTCGCGTACTCCTTCTGCTCCCGGCCGGTCCGCCGCCGCGACCGCTGGCGGACGGCACCGACCCGGGCAGTGGTCCACGCGCTGTTCGCGGGTCACTTCCTCCGGGAGGAGCAGACGCCGTTCCACGACTGCGCGGTGTCCAGGCGCCGTTCCTTCAGCGGCGGTGCCGCGACGGTGGTCCAGCTCGGACGGTGCTGCAGCGTCGGCCCAGCCGATCTGCCGTGCGCGCTGCCCGGGTCCTGA
- a CDS encoding cupin domain-containing protein, whose product MSLIEIDPGTFTDVPPRRPGAPDRAPARARHHLDATGLLDLPRLAELAAFLPASSVEHNLGAVPLVLPGGVAPQAALTPREIVETIETNGCWMVLKNIEQDPDYAGLLDACLDEVEPAVTASEGRSVVREGFVFLSAPGSVTPTHIDPEHNVLLQVRGTKTMVVGRFADDEALAVQAERLHSGEHRNLADAAVDLVEFDLAPGDGVYVPVHAPHVVRNGLAASISLSVTWGTRETVRAARVHGLNARLRARGRVGARPGQSVARDSTKAFAVRVLRKIGR is encoded by the coding sequence ATGAGCCTGATCGAGATCGATCCGGGCACGTTCACCGACGTGCCGCCTCGCCGGCCCGGCGCCCCCGACCGCGCGCCGGCACGCGCGCGTCACCACCTCGACGCGACCGGCCTGCTCGACCTGCCGCGCCTGGCCGAGCTCGCCGCCTTCCTGCCCGCCTCCTCCGTCGAGCACAACCTCGGAGCCGTGCCGCTGGTCCTGCCGGGCGGCGTGGCCCCGCAGGCAGCCCTCACGCCCCGCGAGATCGTCGAGACCATCGAGACCAACGGCTGCTGGATGGTGCTCAAGAACATCGAGCAGGACCCGGACTACGCCGGGCTGCTCGACGCCTGCCTCGACGAGGTCGAGCCCGCCGTCACCGCGTCGGAGGGCCGCTCGGTCGTGCGGGAGGGCTTCGTCTTCCTGTCCGCGCCCGGGTCGGTCACCCCCACCCACATCGACCCGGAGCACAACGTGCTGCTGCAGGTCCGCGGCACCAAGACGATGGTCGTCGGCCGCTTCGCTGACGACGAGGCGCTGGCCGTCCAGGCCGAGCGGCTGCACAGCGGCGAGCACCGCAACCTCGCGGACGCCGCAGTGGACCTCGTCGAGTTCGACCTCGCACCCGGCGACGGCGTCTACGTCCCCGTCCACGCCCCGCACGTGGTGCGCAACGGGCTCGCCGCGTCGATCTCGCTGTCGGTCACGTGGGGCACGCGCGAGACCGTCCGGGCCGCCCGCGTCCACGGGCTCAACGCCCGGCTGCGGGCACGCGGCCGGGTCGGCGCGCGACCGGGTCAGTCAGTCGCCCGCGACAGCACCAAGGCGTTCGCCGTGCGCGTGCTTCGCAAGATCGGGCGCTAG
- a CDS encoding NAD(P)H-dependent oxidoreductase — MTRIGIILGSTRPGRNGEQVARWVVDQAKTRTDASFELVDLAEVALPLLDEPFPPAMGRYQHDHTRRWSETVASFDGFVIVTPEYNHSIPAVLKNALDYLYTEWNDKAVGFVSYGSAGGTRAAEHLRAIAGELKMADVRAQVTLSLATDFESYSTFRPGDHHAPVLAALLDQVVSWTEALAPLRSADDAAA, encoded by the coding sequence ATGACCCGCATCGGCATCATCCTTGGCAGCACCCGGCCCGGCCGCAACGGCGAGCAGGTCGCCCGCTGGGTTGTTGACCAGGCCAAGACGCGCACCGACGCATCCTTCGAGCTCGTGGACCTCGCCGAGGTCGCGCTACCGCTGCTCGACGAGCCGTTCCCGCCGGCCATGGGCCGCTACCAGCACGACCACACCAGGCGCTGGTCCGAGACGGTCGCCTCCTTCGACGGCTTCGTCATCGTCACGCCGGAGTACAACCACTCGATCCCCGCGGTGCTCAAGAACGCCCTCGACTACCTCTACACCGAGTGGAACGACAAGGCCGTCGGGTTCGTCTCCTACGGCTCCGCAGGCGGAACCCGCGCCGCCGAACACCTGCGGGCGATCGCCGGCGAGCTCAAGATGGCCGACGTGCGCGCGCAGGTCACGCTGTCGCTGGCGACCGACTTCGAGAGCTACTCGACATTCCGCCCGGGCGACCACCACGCACCCGTCCTTGCCGCCCTGCTCGACCAGGTCGTGTCCTGGACCGAGGCCCTCGCCCCCTTGCGCTCGGCCGACGACGCCGCGGCCTGA
- a CDS encoding polysaccharide deacetylase family protein yields MRTAPVLMYHACGSRTNDEDPHGLFVPEAALRWQMEHVRSVGLAPLTLDDWLEGRRGVLLTVDDAWGSTTTIARVFADYDAPWVLYVPPALVGGRSDDFLPDTLPPEPMLTAGQLTELSSYGMELGVHGWDHADMHGMGQDELRLHTAQARDELERLTGVRARTFAYPRGVHDREARSAVERAGFDLAFAVGEDDGRFAMPRIDVNATEVQRSFALKLKPYWPIVKRVLEATPRVRRAGHRLVGSARSLG; encoded by the coding sequence GTGCGCACGGCGCCAGTGCTGATGTACCACGCGTGCGGCTCCCGCACGAACGACGAGGACCCGCACGGGCTCTTCGTGCCCGAGGCCGCGCTGCGCTGGCAGATGGAGCACGTGCGCTCCGTCGGGCTCGCGCCGCTGACGCTCGACGACTGGCTCGAGGGCCGCCGCGGCGTGCTGCTCACCGTCGACGACGCCTGGGGCAGCACGACCACCATCGCGCGGGTCTTCGCCGACTACGACGCGCCCTGGGTCCTCTACGTCCCCCCGGCACTCGTCGGGGGTCGCAGCGACGACTTCCTCCCCGACACCCTGCCGCCGGAGCCGATGCTCACCGCCGGCCAGCTCACCGAGCTGTCGTCGTACGGCATGGAGCTCGGCGTCCACGGCTGGGACCACGCGGACATGCACGGGATGGGCCAGGACGAGCTGCGGCTGCACACCGCGCAGGCGCGTGACGAGCTCGAGCGGTTGACGGGCGTGCGCGCGCGGACCTTCGCCTACCCGCGCGGGGTCCATGACCGCGAGGCCCGCTCGGCAGTCGAGCGCGCCGGCTTCGACCTCGCCTTCGCTGTGGGTGAGGACGACGGGCGCTTCGCGATGCCGCGCATCGATGTCAACGCCACCGAGGTCCAGCGCAGCTTCGCCCTGAAGCTCAAGCCCTACTGGCCCATCGTCAAGAGAGTGCTGGAGGCCACCCCACGAGTACGTCGGGCCGGTCACCGCCTCGTGGGGTCGGCCCGCTCGCTCGGCTAG
- a CDS encoding FAD-binding protein: protein MTSGHTTELPTTVAATKTGFDGDYDVVVVGFGIAGGCAAVEAARAGARVLVLERAAVAGGTSAMAGGHFYLGGGTAVQQATGHDDSADEMFAYLMAVTPHPEPDKIRAYCDDSVEHFDWLEALGFAFERSYYPEKAVIQPGTEGLMWTGNEKVWPFRELARPAPRGHKVPVPGDTQGASLVTGLLVERAAELGVEVRYETGATQLVVDGDRVAGVRWRSFEKTGAVRARSVVLAAGGFVMNPAMVAEHVPQLGEKPFVLGSTYDDGLGIRLGLSVGAEALHMDQAFITAPVYPPSRLLTGIIVNREGDRFVAEDSYHSRTSGFVMDQPGHAAFLVVDSEHVEHPVFPLAPFIDGWETVAEMEQALGIPVGRLTATLSSYNEHAARKEDPAFHKHPDWLEPQDVGPWGAFDLTLGTAMYAGFTLGGLRCTVDGAVQRPDGSVVDGLYAAGACAANIAQDGKGYSSGTQLGEGSYFGRRAGRHAAARSGQAVE, encoded by the coding sequence ATGACGTCCGGCCACACGACCGAGCTGCCCACAACCGTGGCCGCCACGAAGACCGGTTTCGACGGCGACTACGACGTGGTCGTCGTCGGCTTCGGGATCGCGGGCGGGTGCGCGGCCGTCGAGGCGGCCCGGGCAGGTGCCCGGGTGCTGGTGCTCGAACGGGCCGCGGTCGCGGGCGGTACGAGCGCCATGGCCGGCGGCCACTTCTACCTCGGTGGCGGCACGGCGGTGCAGCAGGCCACCGGGCACGACGACAGCGCCGACGAGATGTTCGCCTACCTCATGGCGGTCACGCCCCACCCCGAGCCGGACAAGATCCGGGCCTACTGCGACGACAGCGTCGAGCACTTCGACTGGCTCGAGGCGCTCGGCTTCGCCTTCGAGCGCAGCTACTACCCGGAGAAGGCGGTCATCCAGCCCGGCACCGAGGGTCTGATGTGGACCGGCAACGAGAAGGTGTGGCCCTTCCGCGAGCTGGCCCGCCCGGCACCTCGCGGCCACAAGGTGCCGGTGCCCGGCGACACCCAGGGTGCGTCGCTCGTCACCGGGCTGCTCGTCGAGCGGGCCGCAGAGCTCGGGGTCGAGGTCCGCTACGAGACCGGCGCGACGCAGCTCGTCGTCGACGGCGACCGAGTGGCCGGCGTCCGGTGGCGGTCCTTCGAGAAGACCGGTGCGGTACGGGCGCGCAGCGTCGTACTCGCTGCAGGTGGCTTCGTCATGAACCCCGCCATGGTCGCGGAGCACGTGCCGCAGCTGGGCGAGAAGCCCTTCGTGCTGGGCAGCACCTACGACGACGGGCTCGGCATCCGGCTCGGCCTGAGCGTCGGCGCCGAGGCCCTCCACATGGACCAGGCCTTCATCACCGCGCCGGTCTACCCGCCGTCGCGGCTGCTCACCGGGATCATCGTCAACCGCGAGGGCGACCGCTTCGTCGCGGAGGACAGCTACCACTCCCGCACGTCGGGCTTCGTCATGGACCAGCCCGGTCACGCCGCCTTCCTCGTCGTCGACAGCGAGCACGTCGAGCACCCGGTCTTCCCGCTCGCGCCCTTCATCGACGGGTGGGAGACGGTGGCGGAGATGGAGCAGGCCCTCGGCATCCCGGTAGGGCGCCTCACCGCCACGCTCTCGTCGTACAACGAGCATGCCGCGCGCAAGGAGGACCCGGCCTTCCACAAGCACCCTGACTGGCTCGAGCCCCAGGACGTGGGGCCGTGGGGGGCGTTCGACCTGACCCTCGGCACGGCGATGTACGCCGGCTTCACCCTCGGCGGCCTGCGGTGCACGGTGGACGGCGCGGTGCAGCGACCCGACGGCAGCGTCGTCGACGGGCTCTACGCGGCCGGTGCGTGCGCGGCCAACATCGCGCAGGACGGCAAGGGCTACAGCAGCGGGACCCAGCTCGGCGAGGGCTCCTACTTCGGGCGCCGGGCCGGCCGGCACGCGGCTGCCCGGTCAGGTCAGGCGGTCGAGTAG
- a CDS encoding GNAT family N-acetyltransferase, with amino-acid sequence MVARLVPLAEVDDDLVAGWRALGGNAFHGPDAVLASRDLDGAWEVSLLVVDGPDLVLPVHRVAGMRKVRVPALSTWTHDYCYLGDPVVRAGREQQAWTTALAWLREHRPAPWLHLPRLAAHGPVFAGLLAALTATGLQAVPLGAHERPVARRRPEPTYLDGLVSGVHRKGFRRQRRVLERELGAPVTTVTSYDVEPLLRLKAAGWKEASALRTVPGAAELARRLVGSGAAHVAELRAGERVVAAQLQLVGGGTSSCVKTAYDEQLRRHSPGLLLELDVLERFHDDLSVDVLDSCAAPGNPLAERLFPDRLPVVTLLVGLTAPGRAVARATPALAAGWSRLTGRPMEVP; translated from the coding sequence ATGGTTGCCCGGCTCGTCCCGCTCGCCGAGGTCGACGACGACCTCGTCGCGGGCTGGCGGGCACTGGGCGGCAACGCCTTCCACGGCCCCGACGCGGTGCTCGCCTCCCGCGACCTCGACGGTGCGTGGGAGGTCAGCCTGCTCGTCGTCGACGGCCCCGATCTCGTGCTGCCCGTCCACCGCGTTGCGGGGATGCGCAAGGTGCGGGTGCCCGCCCTGTCGACCTGGACCCACGACTACTGCTACCTCGGCGATCCCGTTGTCCGCGCCGGCCGCGAGCAGCAGGCGTGGACGACCGCGCTGGCCTGGCTGCGCGAGCACCGTCCCGCGCCCTGGCTGCACCTGCCGCGCCTGGCCGCCCACGGCCCGGTCTTCGCGGGCCTGCTGGCCGCCCTGACCGCGACCGGGCTGCAGGCGGTCCCCCTCGGCGCCCACGAGCGACCCGTCGCGCGCCGGCGACCCGAGCCGACCTACCTCGACGGCCTCGTCAGCGGCGTGCACCGCAAGGGCTTCCGGCGGCAGCGACGGGTGCTCGAGCGCGAGCTGGGCGCCCCCGTCACGACCGTCACGTCGTACGACGTGGAGCCCCTGCTCCGCCTCAAGGCCGCCGGCTGGAAGGAGGCGTCCGCGCTGCGGACGGTCCCCGGGGCGGCCGAGCTCGCTCGCCGGCTGGTGGGGTCGGGTGCGGCTCACGTGGCGGAGCTGCGAGCCGGCGAGCGCGTGGTCGCGGCCCAGCTGCAGCTCGTCGGCGGCGGCACGTCGTCGTGCGTGAAGACCGCCTACGACGAGCAGCTGCGCCGGCACTCGCCCGGCCTGCTGCTCGAGCTCGACGTGCTCGAGCGGTTCCACGACGACCTGTCGGTCGACGTGCTCGACTCGTGCGCCGCGCCGGGCAACCCGCTCGCGGAGCGGCTCTTCCCCGACCGGCTGCCGGTCGTGACACTGCTCGTCGGGCTCACCGCCCCCGGCCGCGCCGTGGCGCGTGCGACACCCGCGCTCGCCGCGGGCTGGAGTCGGCTGACGGGCCGGCCGATGGAGGTCCCATGA
- a CDS encoding Rieske 2Fe-2S domain-containing protein, translated as MTSPDTAVRTIEAGTPPERFARGWHLLGLTRDLADGTPHGIEAFGTKLVVWQTGGGEFKVLDAYCRHMGGDLSQGTVEGDVVACPFHSWRWGGDGKCQEIPYARRVPPRARTRAWTTSVVDDQLFVWHDPEGNPPPEDVVIPAIPGYADGEWTSWVWDSTTVDSHCREIIDNMVDMAHFYYIHKGLPTYFKNVFEGHVCTQYYSGTTHEIAAQGLPIDIGVYEDQQTVSDATYWGPSYLVDKLWTKYGDMVFETVLITCHYPVTSSSFVLNYGMVMKKKPEFDDATNEMIAGKMLAMIGEGFLEDVKIWKSKTRIDNPLLCEEDGPVYQLRRWYEQFYVDIADVTPEMTQRFEFEIDTTKAVDFWQKELVEKAAAAQAAAQAVEPSPA; from the coding sequence ATGACCAGCCCCGACACGGCCGTCCGGACCATCGAGGCGGGCACCCCACCGGAGCGCTTCGCCCGCGGCTGGCACCTGCTGGGCCTCACCCGCGACCTCGCCGACGGCACGCCGCACGGCATCGAGGCCTTCGGCACCAAGCTCGTCGTCTGGCAGACGGGCGGCGGCGAGTTCAAGGTCCTCGACGCCTACTGCCGCCACATGGGCGGTGACCTGTCGCAGGGCACCGTCGAGGGCGACGTCGTCGCCTGCCCGTTCCACTCCTGGCGGTGGGGCGGTGACGGCAAGTGCCAGGAGATCCCCTACGCCCGGCGGGTGCCTCCGCGCGCCCGCACCCGAGCCTGGACCACGTCGGTCGTCGACGACCAGCTCTTCGTCTGGCACGACCCGGAAGGCAACCCGCCCCCTGAGGACGTCGTCATCCCCGCCATCCCCGGCTACGCCGACGGCGAGTGGACCTCCTGGGTCTGGGACTCCACGACCGTCGACTCCCACTGCCGCGAGATCATCGACAACATGGTCGACATGGCCCACTTCTACTACATCCACAAGGGCCTGCCGACCTACTTCAAGAACGTCTTCGAGGGTCACGTCTGCACGCAGTACTACTCCGGCACGACCCACGAGATCGCGGCCCAGGGCCTGCCGATCGACATCGGGGTCTACGAGGACCAGCAGACCGTCAGCGACGCCACCTACTGGGGGCCGAGCTACCTCGTCGACAAGCTCTGGACGAAGTATGGCGACATGGTCTTCGAGACCGTGCTCATCACCTGCCACTACCCCGTGACGTCGAGCAGCTTCGTCCTCAACTACGGCATGGTCATGAAGAAGAAGCCGGAGTTCGACGACGCCACCAACGAGATGATCGCCGGCAAGATGCTCGCGATGATCGGTGAGGGCTTCCTCGAGGACGTCAAGATCTGGAAGAGCAAGACCCGCATCGACAACCCTCTGCTGTGCGAGGAGGACGGGCCCGTCTACCAGCTGCGCCGGTGGTACGAGCAGTTCTACGTCGACATCGCCGACGTCACGCCGGAGATGACGCAGCGCTTCGAGTTCGAGATCGACACCACCAAGGCGGTCGACTTCTGGCAGAAGGAGCTCGTCGAGAAGGCCGCCGCTGCGCAGGCCGCCGCTCAGGCCGTCGAGCCGTCGCCTGCCTGA
- a CDS encoding MarR family winged helix-turn-helix transcriptional regulator: MARAGKAVSPRPLTGEEEAFLRAFARALMVVPRALDADLLCEQRLPQSEYFVLMHLSEAPDRRLRMSELAAAAALSLSGMTRIVSKLESEGLVRRERCIADSRGWHAVLTDAGLVRLREAWPTHLASVRRHVFGPLEGVDLADLTAALQRMGDPPSGGGSPGCTPD; encoded by the coding sequence ATGGCCAGAGCAGGCAAGGCCGTTTCGCCGCGTCCCCTGACGGGTGAGGAGGAGGCCTTCCTGCGTGCCTTCGCCCGGGCGCTGATGGTGGTGCCACGTGCGCTCGACGCCGACCTCCTGTGCGAGCAGCGGCTTCCCCAGAGCGAGTACTTCGTGCTCATGCACCTGTCCGAGGCACCGGACCGGAGGTTGCGGATGAGCGAGCTGGCGGCGGCTGCGGCGCTGTCGCTGAGCGGCATGACCCGCATCGTCAGCAAGCTCGAGTCCGAGGGGCTCGTCCGGCGCGAGCGCTGCATCGCCGACAGTCGCGGGTGGCACGCCGTGCTCACCGACGCCGGGCTGGTCCGGCTGCGGGAGGCCTGGCCCACCCACCTGGCGAGCGTCCGCAGGCACGTCTTCGGGCCGCTCGAGGGCGTCGACCTCGCCGACCTCACCGCTGCTCTACAGCGGATGGGGGACCCGCCCAGCGGGGGAGGATCGCCCGGCTGCACCCCTGATTAG
- a CDS encoding exo-alpha-sialidase — protein MTTPSRRTTVAGLALLLPLLSACGETPGSAAGTTTASPPPVAAPAVPGGTTRPTTPLPPVDVETGVVHVHGLGVDPADGVLYAATHSGLFRIPASGRATRVANRAQDTMGFSVAGPGTFIGSGHPDPREDDVRPPLLGLIRSTDAGQTWERLSLHGTADFHSLVAAHGQVYGYDSTSGTFMVSSDLRSWDRRAQLPLRDLAVDPAARDRVVATSRQGLLRSEDGGRTFAPVAGAPALVVLAWDDSAGLYGIDIDGTVHRSTDAARTWTAAGSAGGSPEALAVDPRDGTTTVYVAVAERGILASTDGGATFTTRYRDSRA, from the coding sequence GTGACCACCCCCTCACGGCGCACCACGGTCGCGGGTCTGGCCCTGCTGCTGCCCCTGCTCAGTGCGTGTGGTGAGACGCCCGGGAGCGCAGCCGGCACCACGACGGCCTCGCCCCCTCCCGTCGCCGCCCCTGCCGTCCCCGGTGGCACCACCCGGCCAACCACGCCGCTGCCGCCCGTCGACGTCGAGACGGGCGTCGTCCACGTCCACGGTCTCGGCGTCGACCCTGCGGACGGCGTCCTCTACGCGGCCACCCACTCGGGCCTGTTCCGCATCCCGGCCTCGGGTCGCGCCACCCGGGTGGCCAACCGCGCGCAGGACACCATGGGCTTCTCCGTCGCGGGCCCGGGGACCTTCATCGGCTCCGGCCACCCCGACCCCCGGGAGGACGACGTACGACCGCCGCTGCTCGGCCTCATCCGGTCCACCGATGCGGGCCAGACCTGGGAGCGGCTGAGCCTGCACGGCACCGCCGACTTCCACTCGCTCGTCGCCGCACACGGCCAGGTCTACGGCTACGACTCCACCTCCGGCACGTTCATGGTCTCGAGCGACCTGCGCAGCTGGGACCGGCGCGCCCAGCTCCCCCTGCGCGACCTGGCCGTGGACCCCGCCGCACGCGACCGGGTGGTCGCCACGAGCCGGCAGGGCCTGCTGCGCAGCGAGGACGGCGGCCGCACCTTCGCGCCCGTCGCCGGCGCACCGGCGCTCGTGGTGCTGGCCTGGGACGACAGCGCCGGCCTCTACGGCATCGACATTGACGGGACGGTGCACCGCTCCACCGACGCCGCCCGGACCTGGACGGCGGCGGGCAGCGCGGGCGGCAGCCCGGAGGCGCTCGCGGTCGACCCCCGCGACGGGACCACGACGGTCTACGTCGCCGTCGCCGAGCGCGGCATACTGGCCAGCACCGACGGGGGCGCCACCTTCACCACCCGCTACCGCGACAGCAGGGCGTGA
- a CDS encoding MarR family transcriptional regulator translates to MALDDLVRLLNDLYRLSGSARVHADTVRVTGVAVTQTGLRFLSLVADSPRISATDLAASADVSQPTASRVLQTLEADGLVVRHASPSDGRLSHYVATAAGKRALAKVHRYHVERLAQSLADVDDDRRREMVDVVAELVTRFHTTAEGRPGTARRSA, encoded by the coding sequence GTGGCTCTCGACGACCTGGTGCGACTGCTCAACGACCTCTACCGGTTGTCGGGCTCGGCGCGCGTGCACGCTGACACCGTCCGGGTCACGGGGGTGGCGGTGACCCAGACGGGGCTGCGGTTCCTCAGCCTGGTGGCCGACTCCCCGCGCATCTCCGCCACCGACCTGGCCGCCAGTGCCGACGTCAGCCAGCCCACCGCGAGCCGGGTCCTGCAGACCCTCGAGGCCGACGGCCTGGTGGTGCGCCACGCCAGCCCGAGCGACGGCCGGCTGTCCCACTACGTCGCGACGGCTGCCGGCAAGCGCGCCCTGGCCAAGGTCCACCGCTACCACGTCGAGCGCCTCGCGCAGTCCCTCGCCGACGTCGACGACGACCGCCGGCGCGAGATGGTCGACGTCGTCGCGGAGCTCGTCACCCGGTTCCACACCACCGCCGAGGGACGCCCCGGCACCGCCAGGAGGAGCGCATGA
- a CDS encoding LLM class F420-dependent oxidoreductase gives MRHGVVLFTSDRGIRPADAAVAAERLGFDTFYVPEHTHIPVRREAVHPGTGTAELPDDRYARTLDPWVSLATAAAVTTRIRLATAVALPVESDPITLAKTIASLDHLSDGRVTLGVGFGWNTDELADHGVPAGLRRTVLAETLAAMRALWEQDEASYDGEHVRFGPSWAWPKPVQPRVPVLVGAGGTEKTFAWVCAHADGWITTPRETDPTEQVALLRRMWADAGRDGEPAVVALGGKPDPARLAHLAEIGVTECAFGMPDKEPAEVVAHLERLLDRLT, from the coding sequence GTGCGCCACGGCGTCGTGCTCTTCACGTCCGACCGCGGGATCCGCCCTGCCGACGCGGCGGTCGCCGCGGAGCGCCTCGGCTTCGACACCTTCTACGTGCCCGAGCACACCCACATCCCCGTCCGGCGCGAGGCGGTGCACCCCGGCACCGGGACGGCCGAGCTCCCCGACGACCGCTACGCCCGCACCCTCGACCCGTGGGTGTCGCTCGCGACCGCGGCGGCCGTGACGACGCGCATCCGCCTCGCGACGGCGGTCGCGCTGCCGGTCGAGTCCGACCCGATCACCCTCGCGAAGACGATCGCCTCGCTCGACCACCTCAGCGACGGCAGGGTCACCCTGGGGGTCGGCTTCGGCTGGAACACCGACGAGCTCGCCGACCACGGCGTCCCCGCAGGCCTGCGACGGACCGTCCTCGCGGAGACCCTCGCTGCGATGCGGGCGCTGTGGGAGCAGGACGAGGCGTCGTACGACGGGGAGCACGTGCGCTTCGGTCCCAGCTGGGCGTGGCCAAAGCCGGTGCAGCCCCGGGTCCCCGTGCTCGTCGGCGCGGGCGGCACGGAGAAGACCTTCGCCTGGGTCTGCGCCCACGCCGACGGCTGGATCACCACGCCGCGGGAGACCGATCCGACCGAGCAGGTCGCCCTGCTCCGCCGGATGTGGGCCGATGCCGGCCGCGACGGCGAGCCGGCGGTCGTGGCGCTGGGTGGCAAGCCCGACCCGGCGCGGCTCGCGCACCTGGCCGAGATCGGCGTGACCGAGTGCGCCTTCGGGATGCCCGACAAAGAACCGGCCGAGGTCGTCGCCCACCTCGAGCGGCTACTCGACCGCCTGACCTGA